Proteins from one Myxococcus xanthus genomic window:
- a CDS encoding MBL fold metallo-hydrolase, whose translation MATTFSGGGAMYFQAIKTAGLAQITYILGSEGEALVVDPRRDVDVYLDVLRRQELRLRYVLQTHRQEDFVEGTSALARLAGAQVVAGRHPITGHADVRMGERERLHLGALTLVALHTPGHTPESMSWAVYLDPHHAQAWGVFTGDALLAGETGRTDLAAPERVYENAALLFDSLHQKVLPLGDQTLVFPAHGAGSVCRSGIADRELTTLGFERLHNPVFTSSRSDFIQRKVQERLHRPSYFSRMEEVNIRGGVPLSADSSAIPFLEPKRFQWESHSGLVLDVREPESFAGGHIPGSLNVWMQGLSVFGGQMVQPGTPLFLVLPAHVDSKEAVLALARVGLDQVEGILTGGFGAWRNAGLPIESSGTLTPEALFSQWEGFQVLDVRERSEFERGHILSARHAYVTELEECLSELGLREDHPVAVVCSTGHRSGLATSILLRNGFQQVSNVLGGMSAWRRLELPVRTGPPSEVEFEQATRSMGTEEQDASPPSPS comes from the coding sequence ATGGCGACCACCTTCAGCGGAGGAGGGGCCATGTACTTCCAGGCCATCAAGACCGCGGGCCTTGCCCAAATCACCTACATCCTGGGCAGTGAAGGCGAGGCGCTCGTCGTCGACCCCCGGCGTGATGTCGACGTCTACCTGGACGTGTTGCGGCGGCAGGAGTTGCGGCTGCGCTACGTGCTCCAGACGCACCGCCAGGAAGACTTCGTTGAGGGTACTTCCGCGCTTGCCCGCCTTGCAGGCGCGCAGGTGGTGGCTGGCCGGCACCCCATCACCGGCCATGCCGACGTGCGGATGGGCGAGCGAGAGCGGCTACACCTGGGGGCCTTGACGCTGGTGGCGCTTCATACGCCGGGCCACACGCCAGAGAGCATGAGCTGGGCCGTCTACCTGGATCCCCACCATGCCCAGGCTTGGGGCGTCTTCACGGGCGACGCGCTCTTGGCTGGAGAGACAGGGCGCACGGACCTGGCTGCGCCAGAGCGGGTCTACGAGAATGCCGCGCTCCTCTTTGATTCGCTCCATCAGAAGGTCCTGCCCCTGGGCGACCAGACACTGGTCTTCCCGGCCCACGGAGCAGGCTCGGTGTGTCGCAGCGGCATCGCGGACAGGGAGTTGACGACACTGGGCTTCGAGCGCCTGCACAACCCCGTGTTCACCTCCAGCCGGAGCGACTTCATCCAGCGCAAGGTGCAGGAGCGGCTTCACCGGCCTTCGTATTTCTCGCGCATGGAGGAGGTGAACATACGCGGTGGCGTGCCACTCTCCGCGGATTCATCCGCCATCCCCTTCCTGGAGCCGAAACGCTTTCAGTGGGAAAGTCACAGTGGCCTTGTCCTGGACGTGCGTGAGCCCGAGTCCTTCGCTGGGGGGCACATCCCGGGCTCGCTGAATGTCTGGATGCAGGGGTTGTCCGTGTTCGGTGGACAGATGGTACAGCCGGGCACGCCGCTGTTCCTCGTCCTGCCTGCGCACGTGGACTCGAAGGAGGCCGTGCTGGCCCTGGCCCGCGTCGGCCTCGACCAGGTGGAGGGCATCCTCACAGGGGGATTCGGGGCATGGCGCAACGCGGGGCTGCCTATCGAGAGCAGCGGCACGCTGACGCCCGAGGCGCTCTTTTCCCAGTGGGAGGGCTTCCAGGTGCTCGACGTGCGCGAGCGCTCTGAGTTCGAGCGTGGCCACATCCTGAGCGCACGACATGCGTATGTGACAGAGCTGGAGGAGTGCCTCTCCGAGCTGGGACTGCGCGAAGACCATCCGGTCGCGGTGGTGTGCAGCACGGGCCATCGCTCCGGACTTGCCACGAGCATCCTGCTCCGCAACGGCTTCCAGCAGGTCTCGAACGTGCTGGGCGGCATGTCGGCATGGCGGCGGCTGGAACTTCCGGTGCGGACAGGCCCGCCGTCGGAGGTCGAGTTCGAACAAGCAACGCGCTCCATGGGGACAGAGGAGCAGGACGCTTCTCCACCGTCGCCTTCGTGA
- a CDS encoding beta/gamma crystallin-related protein: MANITVFYNEDFQGKQVDLPPGNYTRAQLAALGIENNTISSVKVPPGVKAILYQNDGFAGDQIEVVANAEELGPLNNNVSSIRVISVPVQPRARFFYKEQFDGKEVDLPPGQYTQAELERYGIDNNTISSVKPQGLAVVLFKNDNFSGDTLPVNSDAPTLGAMNNNTSSIRIS, from the coding sequence ATGGCAAACATTACCGTTTTCTACAACGAAGACTTCCAGGGTAAACAGGTCGATCTGCCGCCTGGCAACTACACCCGGGCCCAGTTGGCGGCGCTGGGCATCGAGAACAACACCATCAGCTCGGTGAAGGTGCCGCCTGGCGTGAAGGCTATCCTCTACCAGAACGATGGTTTCGCCGGCGACCAGATCGAAGTGGTGGCCAATGCCGAGGAGTTGGGCCCGCTGAACAACAACGTCTCCAGCATCCGGGTCATATCCGTGCCCGTGCAGCCCAGGGCCAGGTTCTTCTACAAAGAGCAGTTCGATGGCAAGGAGGTGGACCTGCCTCCTGGCCAGTACACCCAGGCCGAGCTGGAGCGGTACGGCATCGACAACAACACCATCAGCTCGGTGAAGCCGCAGGGCCTGGCGGTCGTCCTATTCAAGAACGACAACTTCTCCGGCGACACGCTGCCCGTGAATTCCGACGCCCCGACCCTGGGCGCGATGAACAACAACACCTCCAGCATCAGAATCTCCTGA
- the tnpA gene encoding IS66 family insertion sequence element accessory protein TnpA yields the protein MSKPVEKQEWFRVAEAFEASGLTQKEFSQHRGVRLSTLQSWVYRRDAEGGPGPYELSLRRPRGRG from the coding sequence ATGTCAAAGCCGGTGGAGAAGCAGGAGTGGTTCCGGGTCGCTGAAGCCTTCGAGGCGAGCGGACTGACGCAGAAGGAGTTTTCCCAGCATCGAGGCGTGCGGTTGAGCACGTTGCAGTCGTGGGTGTACCGGCGTGATGCGGAAGGCGGCCCTGGGCCGTACGAACTTTCTCTTCGTCGGCCACGAGGTCGCGGGTGA